Proteins found in one Hevea brasiliensis isolate MT/VB/25A 57/8 chromosome 18, ASM3005281v1, whole genome shotgun sequence genomic segment:
- the LOC110669438 gene encoding DExH-box ATP-dependent RNA helicase DExH17 isoform X3: protein MDSYSLKSVSDLPAPFRSIFNFRYFNSLQSECFPVCYHSNVNMVISAPTGSGKTVLFELCILRLLSRFISEGRFIHIKGTLKTIYIAPSKALVQEKLRDWNQKFGSLGINCLELTGDNEFYSIRTVQEADIILTTPEKFDAVTRYRIKDGGLSFFSDIALLLIDEVHLLNDPRGAALEAIVSRIKMLAHNPEMKSSTLSCVRFLAVSATIPNIEDIAEWLSVPAQGIKRFGEEMRPVKLTTKVFGYTPAKNDFLFEKRLQNYIFDILMQYSRGKSALVFCSTRKGAQEAAQRLSQTAMTFGYSNPFIKDKEQQERLREASLSCSDKQMQSYILYGVGYHNGGLCLKDRNLVEGLFLKGDIQILCTTNTLAHGINLPAHTVVIKSTQHFNKEKGLYMEYDRSTILQVHLYENLLNGCEMVESQLLSCVTEHLTAEIVQLTVSDIARAIEWMKCSYLYVRMKKNPEKYAVRKVISRDRIEKHVQEISVQKVNELSRHQMIWTGEDGFLLKPLEPGRLMTKYYLKFDTMKHIMQTPDNCSLEDALNVICCAEEIAWIQLRRSEKKLLNDINIDKDGRLRFHVNGDKGKRKKRIQTREEKIFVLANDCLTGDPSVHDLSLTQDMNSVCSNGCRIAKCMKEFFIFKKNYKGAVNSTLLAKSLYQKLWDDSPYLLKQLPRIGMVTAKALHSMGIKSFDELAEADPRRIEIVTGRKFPFGNHIKDSLLSLPPKVSISIEETVCRRQGKSKLVVTFTRLSQSIQSGKRHYADMIIGTEEDNLIHFHEKISRVDEFTSPYSTTVLLSTPKESKLSVKADLIFEEYIGLDFHEKLVLLKDNNSGMNYKCGQKQPSLFPPPVEICLIEDDNETISYASAERLCNLKKSKTEDSSMPTFKLIDEELEEGKHPVEIKKDNQKVITKQAIFDHIREKAKNFPILTPAKSSSSPLSEALLFTRKHPYKKDIDLDTELIVIEEIEGSKIPQQIVTNPSSEIREMEQNGYNINNHLAPKQGTPSRSSGTMNFLDYKGGRPSESEKSILKSLTEETIFGHIRERANNFPVLSRTMQSESPMWTKEQSTENQPEFCIAASDALSEMFYDDKIMRETVIISDLEPGGTVMNDCDSSAGAKVKENKFPRSPCLTYESLSISPRISRINNDPSCMEILPFDISMIKDNTRSLDSASSMEYKRKQLKHCSPNGSKRQCWSMAMAGKTKEVDSFHGFESVFSFL, encoded by the exons ATGGATTCATATTCGCTAAAGTCTGTGTCAGATTTGCCCGCACCATTTCGTTCAATTTTTAACTTCAG GTACTTTAATTCACTGCAAAGTGAATGTTTTCCTGTCTGTTACCATTCCAATGTAAATATGGTAATCTCAGCACCAACTGGAAGTGGTAAAACAGTGCTCTTTGAGCTTTGTATACTGAGGCTTCTCTCAAGGTTTATATCAGAGGGGAGGTTTATCCACATCAAGGGAACTCTCAAAACA ATCTACATAGCGCCATCTAAGGCTTTGGTACAAGAGAAGCTTCGTGATTGGAATCAGAAATTTGGATCATTGGGGATAAATTGCTTGGAGCTGACAGGGGACAATGAATTTTACAGCATAAGGACTGTACAAGAAGCAGATATTATCCTAACTACTCCTGAG AAATTTGATGCTGTGACTCGATATCGCATAAAGGATGGTGGCTTGAGCTTTTTCAGTGACATTGCACTTCTACTTATCGATGAAGTTCACCTACTGAATGATCCACGTGGAGCAGCTTTGGAGGCAATAGTTAGTAGAATAAAAATGCTTGCTCACAACCCTGAAATGAAATCAAGTACTCTATCATGTGTCCGTTTTCTGGCAGTTTCAGCCACAATTCCAAACATTGAGGACATTG CTGAATGGCTTAGTGTTCCAGCCCAAGGAATTAAAAG GTTTGGAGAAGAAATGAGACCTGTAAAGTTAACAACTAAAGTTTTTG GCTACACCCCAGCAAAGAATGATTTTCTATTTGAAAAG CGCCTTCAAAACTATATATTTG ATATTCTGATGCAGTATTCAAGAGGGAAATCTGCTCTTGTTTTTTGTTCAACTCGAAAAGGAGCACAAGAAGCAGCGCAGCGACTATCTCAGACAGCAATGACCTTTGGCTATTCaaatccattcattaaagacaaagaaCAGCAGGAAAGGCTAAGGGAAGCTTCACTATCGTGCAGTGATAAACAAATGCAATCATATATCCTTTATGGTG TTGGTTATCACAATGGTGGGCTTTGCTTGAAGGATCGCAACCTTGTTGAGGGTCTCTTTCTAAAGGGTGACATTCAAATTCTATGTACGACAAACACCCTTGCACATGGAATCAACTTACCagcacatacagtggtcataaaaTCAACACAGCACTT CAACAAGGAAAAAGGTCTTTACATGGAATATGACCGATCTACAATACTGCAG GTCCATCTGTACGAGAATCTCTTAAATGGATGTGAAATGGTGGAATCACA ATTGCTTTCGTGTGTGACAGAGCACTTGACTGCAGAGATAGTTCAGTTGACTGTTTCTGATATTGCAAGGGCAATTGAATGGATGAAGTGCTCATATTTATATGTGAGGATGAAAAAG AATCCTGAGAAATATGCAGTCAGAAAAGTGATTTCTAGAGACCGCATAGAGAAGCATGTGCAAG AGATTTCTGTTCAGAAAGTTAACGAGTTATCACGCCATCAAATGATCTGGACTGGAGAAGATGGGTTCCTTCTGAAGCCACTAG AGCCTGGAAGGTTGATGACCAAGTACTATTTGAAATTTGATACGATGAAACAcattatgcagaccccagataaCTGCAGTTTGGAAGATGCACTTAATGTTATATGCTGTGCAGAGGAAATTGCTT GGATACAACTCAGACGCAGTGAGAAGAAGCTTCTAAATGACATCAACATTGATAAAGATGGGCGGCTTCGctttcatgtaaatggtgataAGGGGAAACGGAAAAAGCGTATTCAAACTAGAGAAGAGAAAATATTTGTTTTGGCAAATGATTGCTTGACTGGGGATCCTTCAGTTCATGATTTATCCCTAACCCAG GACATGAATTCTGTATGCTCAAATGGGTGTAGAATTGCCAAATGCATGAAAgagttttttattttcaaaaagaATTATAAAGGAGCTGTGAACTCAACCCTGTTAGCCAAATCATTATATCAGAAACTCTGGGATGACAGTCCATACTTGCTGAAGCAATTGCCTCGCATTGGAATGGTGACTGCTAAG GCTCTGCATTCAATGGGAATTAAGTCATTTGATGAACTAGCTGAAGCTGATCCAAGGAGAATTGAGATAGTTACTGGCCGAAAGTTCCCATTTGGGAACCATATCAAGGATTCTCTGCTGTCATTACCTCCAAAAGTCAGCATCAGCATTGAGGAAACTGTTTGCCGGAGGCAAGGGAAATCCAAGCTAGTAGTGACGTTCACTAGGTTATCACAATCCATCCAATCGGGGAAAAGGCATTATGCTGATATG ATTATTGGTACAGAAGAAGATAATCTGATTCACTTTCATGAGAAAATAAG CAGAGTTGATGAATTTACCAG CCCCTACAGCACAACAGTTCTCCTATCAACTCCTAAAGAAAGCAAGCTGAGTGTCAAGGCTGATCTTATTTTTGAAGAATACA TTGGTCTTGATTTCCACGAAAAACTCGTACTGTTGAAGGACAACAATTCAGGAATGAATTACAAATGTGGGCAGAAGCAGCCTTCCCTTTTTCCTCCACCTGTGGAAATTTGCTTGATAGAAGATGACAATGAAACCATATCTTATGCTTCAGCTGAAAGGCTTTGCAATTTGAAAAAATCAAAAACAGAAGACAGCTCAAT GCCCACTTTCAAACTCATagatgaagaattggaagaag GTAAGCATCCCGTTGAAATAAAAAAGGACAATCAGAAAGTCATAACTAAACAAGCAATATTCGACCACATACGTGAAAAGGCCAAGAACTTCCCCATCTTGACTCCTGCAAAATCTTCCTCTTCTCCATTGTCAGAGGCGTTGCTTTTCACAAGAAAGCATCCCTATAAGAAGGACATTGATCTTGATACCGAACTGATTGTTATAGAAGAGATAGAGGGAAGCAAAATTCCACAACAGATTGTCACAAATCCGAGTTCTGAAATCAGAGAAATGGAACAGAATGGGTATAATATCAACAACCATCTCGCTCCAAAGCAGGGCACTCCGTCTAGAAGTTCGGGTACTATGAACTTCTTGGATTACAAAG GTGGTCGTCCTTCTGAATCTGAGAAAAGCATTCTGAAGAGTCTAACTGAAGAAACAATATTTGGTCACATACGGGAAAGAgccaataattttccagtgttatCAAGGACTATGCAATCTGAGTCTCCAATGTGGACCAAGGAACAGTCTACTGAGAATCAGCCTGAGTTTTGCATTGCTGCGTCTGATGCATTAAGTGAAATGTTTTATGATGATAAGATCATGAGGGAAACTGTAATCATTTCAGATTTGGAACCTGGAGGGACAGTGATGAATGATTGTGATTCCAGTGCAGGGGCAAAGGTGAAAGAAAACAAATTTCCTCGAAGTCCATGCCTAACATATGAGAGTTTGAGTATCTCTCCCAGAATTTCAAGAATCAACAATGATCCATCTTGTATGGAAATTTTACCTTTCGACATTTCCATGATAAAGGATAACACTAGATCACTAGACTCAGCAAGCTCCATGGAGTATAAAAGGAAGCAGCTGAAGCATTGTTCTCCTAATGGATCAAAAAGGCAGTGCTGGTCAATGGCAATGGCAGGCAAAACAAAGGAAGTAGATTCATTTCATggatttgaaagtgttttttcaTTTCTCTGA